A region of Panicum virgatum strain AP13 chromosome 8N, P.virgatum_v5, whole genome shotgun sequence DNA encodes the following proteins:
- the LOC120686826 gene encoding uncharacterized protein LOC120686826 isoform X2 yields the protein MFVGGPLVRPVGALGGSVRSARRCRRLNGAVRPAQINDTSSVRSAVPPVRQASCKQILPLAGLRKPWGALCCIFVWSHALRYHSEIPDHVGPPVAHPASSSGLGGSAAQIGPPRRQPETESIHQPPSAEQRHSVVDLGLELLSQVLSGPPSSADNAEDATAQTSIQLAAVTPHVPLLDAALSLAGQQKLWLADMDLKNLVVPFTIATLASIVWRRAMYFLFVHCELKLPALPAWIAQPHVYTGARPAMSLYPLRWFCSTLYRHMKLCITSGMLSSPSASPPPAQGLPTAASPGPRNAYVCRPV from the exons ATGTTTGTTGGTGGGCCGCTCGTTCGTCCTGTAGGTGCCCTCGGCGGCTCCGTGCGCTCGGCGCGTCGCTGTCGCCGCCTCAACGGCGCTGTGAGACCGGCACAAATCAACG acACCTCGTCCGTCCGTTCCGCGGTTCCTCCCGTGCGCCAGGCCTCTTGCAAGCAAATATTGCCGCTAGCAG GTCTCAGGAAACCGTGGGGTGCTCTGTGCTGCATCTTCGTTTGGTCACACGCTCTCCGGTACCACAGCGAG ATCCCCGACCACGTGGGCCCGCCTGTTGCCCATCCTGCTTCGTCGTCGGGACTAGGCGGATCAGCTGCGCAGATCGGACCACCCAGACGCCAACCAG AAACCGAGTCAATCCACCAGCCTCCCTCCGCGGAACAGCGACATTCCGTGGTCGACCTGGGACTTGAGCTCCTCTCCCAGGTTCTTTCAGGACCTCCCTCAAGTGCTGACAACGCTGAGGACGCGACAGCGCAGACAAGCATCCAGCTAGCGGCCGTGACACCTCATGTTCCTCTACTAGACGCGGCACTATCCCTCGCTGGACAGCAAAAACTTTGGCTTGCAGACATGGATCTTAAGAACCTCGTCGTGCCATTCACTATTGCCACTCTCGCATCGATCGTCTGGAGGAGGGCCATGTATTTCCTCTTTGTGCACTGTGAATTGAAGCTTCCTGCGCTCCCTGCCTGGATTGCACAACCACATGTATACACAGGTGCGAGGCCAGCGATGAGCTTGTACCCCCTTCGATGGTTCTGCTCAACCCTGTACCGACACATGAAGCTTTGCATCACCTCTG GAATGCTATCTTCACCTTCTGCCTCACCTCCACCAGCGCAGGGCCTACCAACGGCTGCCAGCCCAGGTCCTAGGAACGCTTATGTATGCCGTCCGGTTTAG
- the LOC120686826 gene encoding uncharacterized protein LOC120686826 isoform X1 yields the protein MFVGGPLVRPVGALGGSVRSARRCRRLNGAVRPAQINDTSSVRSAVPPVRQASCKQILPLAGLRKPWGALCCIFVWSHALRYHSEYHQDCRGLCGLSPCVFVCLRHHTSPSARPDPAPKLHASSSTVEQLHQASDQIPDHVGPPVAHPASSSGLGGSAAQIGPPRRQPETESIHQPPSAEQRHSVVDLGLELLSQVLSGPPSSADNAEDATAQTSIQLAAVTPHVPLLDAALSLAGQQKLWLADMDLKNLVVPFTIATLASIVWRRAMYFLFVHCELKLPALPAWIAQPHVYTGARPAMSLYPLRWFCSTLYRHMKLCITSGMLSSPSASPPPAQGLPTAASPGPRNAYVCRPV from the exons ATGTTTGTTGGTGGGCCGCTCGTTCGTCCTGTAGGTGCCCTCGGCGGCTCCGTGCGCTCGGCGCGTCGCTGTCGCCGCCTCAACGGCGCTGTGAGACCGGCACAAATCAACG acACCTCGTCCGTCCGTTCCGCGGTTCCTCCCGTGCGCCAGGCCTCTTGCAAGCAAATATTGCCGCTAGCAG GTCTCAGGAAACCGTGGGGTGCTCTGTGCTGCATCTTCGTTTGGTCACACGCTCTCCGGTACCACAGCGAG TATCATCAGGATTGTCGGGGTTTGTGCGGCCTTTCGCCTTGCGTGTTTGTGTGTTTGCGGCACCACACCTCGCCGTCCGCGCGGCCTGATCCGGCGCCCAAGCTTCATGCTTCCTCTTCGACCGTCGAACAGCTGCATCAAGCTTCAGATCAA ATCCCCGACCACGTGGGCCCGCCTGTTGCCCATCCTGCTTCGTCGTCGGGACTAGGCGGATCAGCTGCGCAGATCGGACCACCCAGACGCCAACCAG AAACCGAGTCAATCCACCAGCCTCCCTCCGCGGAACAGCGACATTCCGTGGTCGACCTGGGACTTGAGCTCCTCTCCCAGGTTCTTTCAGGACCTCCCTCAAGTGCTGACAACGCTGAGGACGCGACAGCGCAGACAAGCATCCAGCTAGCGGCCGTGACACCTCATGTTCCTCTACTAGACGCGGCACTATCCCTCGCTGGACAGCAAAAACTTTGGCTTGCAGACATGGATCTTAAGAACCTCGTCGTGCCATTCACTATTGCCACTCTCGCATCGATCGTCTGGAGGAGGGCCATGTATTTCCTCTTTGTGCACTGTGAATTGAAGCTTCCTGCGCTCCCTGCCTGGATTGCACAACCACATGTATACACAGGTGCGAGGCCAGCGATGAGCTTGTACCCCCTTCGATGGTTCTGCTCAACCCTGTACCGACACATGAAGCTTTGCATCACCTCTG GAATGCTATCTTCACCTTCTGCCTCACCTCCACCAGCGCAGGGCCTACCAACGGCTGCCAGCCCAGGTCCTAGGAACGCTTATGTATGCCGTCCGGTTTAG